One window of Papaver somniferum cultivar HN1 chromosome 9, ASM357369v1, whole genome shotgun sequence genomic DNA carries:
- the LOC113308970 gene encoding PHD finger protein ING2-like, with protein sequence MAIARTGVFVDDYLEYASTLPAELQRLLNTMRELDERSQGMINQTRQQTKYCLRYNSSQGSKKVSPEEEEATLDKMKKDIESSQDSALSLCTEKVLLAKQAYDLIDSHVKRLDEDLNNFAEDLKLEGKIPIDEPAILPPLPLVPKDEKRKSYFGTPQSKRFDYRDRDWDRERDRDFELMPPPGSLKKIVPAPVDVDQPIDPNEPTYCVCHQVSFGDMIACDNDNCQGGEWFHYSCVGLTPETRFKGKWYCPTCRMLPS encoded by the exons ATGGCGATTGCAAGAACAGGAGTTTTCGTCGATGACTATTTAGAAT atgcaAGCACATTACCAGCAGAGCTTCAAAGACTTCTCAACACCATGAGGGAACTCGATGAGAGGTCACAAG GAATGATAAATCAGACAAGACAGCAAACTAAGTACTGTTTAAGATATAATAGTTCTCAAGGATCAAAAAAAGTTAgcccagaagaagaagaagcaacgcTTGATAAGATGAAAAAAGATATAGAGTCTAGCCAAGACAGTGCATTGAGTTTATGCACTGAGAAAGTGCTGCTCGCTAAACAAGCGTATGATCTC ATAGACAGCCACGTGAAAAGGCTCGATGAAGATCTAAATAACTTCGCAGAAGATCTAAAGCTAG AAGGGAAAATACCAATAGATGAGCCAGCAATTCTTCCTCCACTGCCTTTAGTCCCAAAGGATGAAAAGCGGAAGTCCTACTTTGGAACACCTCAATCCAAGAGATTTGATTACAGAGACAGGGATTGGGACCGAGAACGTGATAGAGACTTTGAGCTTATGCCACCACCAGGCAGCCTTAAGAAGATCGTCCCTGCACCGGTTGATGTCGATCAACCCATTGATCCAAATGAACCAACCTACTGCGTTTGTCACCAG GTTTCTTTTGGTGACATGATTGCTTGTGACAATGACAAT TGCCAAGGAGGTGAATGGTTTCACTACTCTTGTGTTGGGCTCACACCAGAGACAAGATTCAAAGGGAAGTGGTACTGCCCAACCTGCAGAATGCTCCCATCTTGA
- the LOC113308969 gene encoding glucan endo-1,3-beta-glucosidase 8-like — translation MGSNKLWFVILWISFVGIWLDLEFVEGIGVNWGTMASHQLPPQTVVQMLRDNGIQKVKLFDADESTMKALAGSGIEVMVAIPNDQLQAMTSYKRAKQWVSQNITRFNFNGGVNIKYVAVGNEPFLSAYNGSFVELTLPALQNIQNALNEAGSGDKIKATVPLNADVYNSPASNPVPSTGRFRADIGDLMNQIVQFLSKNNAPFTVNIYPFLSLYANADFPLDFAFFDGASSPITDNGVSYTNVFDANFDTLVSALNAAGFGNMPILVGEVGWPTDGDKNANLAYAQRFYNGLLRKLATNQGTPLRPGNMEIYLFGLIDEDAKSIAPGNFERHWGIFRYDGQPKFAMDFTGQGSNTFLVAAKNVQYLSPSWCVFTGNQNDLSKLGDNINYACSNSDCTSLGYGGSCNNLDAQGNASYAFNMYFQVKSQMENSCNFDGLAKVTNQDPSQGTCRFIIQIVGSSSSSSSSSSTLLGHFFVILATLVSLLWFSLI, via the exons ATGGGTAGCAACAAGCTTTGGTTTGTAATATTATGGATTTCATTTGTTGGGATTTGGTTGGATTTAGAGTTTGTTGAAGGTATTGGAGTGAATTGGGGAACTATGGCATCACATCAGTTACCACCGCAGACAGTAGTTCAGATGTTAAGAGATAATGGGATTCAGAAAGTGAAATTGTTTGATGCCGATGAATCTACTATGAAAGCTTTAGCTGGAAGTGGTATTGAAGTTATGGTAGCCATCCCGAATGATCAACTTCAAGCTATGACTAGTTACAAGAGAGCTAAACAATGGGTTAGTCAGAATATTACTCGGTTCAACTTTAATGGAGGCGTTAATATAAA ATATGTAGCTGTTGGGAATGAACCTTTCTTATCAGCATACAATGGTTCATTTGTGGAACTTACGTTACCTGCCCTACAGAACATACAAAATGCCCTAAACGAAGCCGGTAGCGGTGATAAAATTAAGGCCACGGTGCCCCTGAACGCCGATGTCTACAATTCACCTGCAAGCAACCCTGTCCCTTCTACAGGAAGGTTCAGAGCTGATATTGGTGACCTGATGAATCAGATAGTTCAGTTTCTCAGCAAAAATAATGCTCCTTTCACTGTGAACATCTATCCCTTTTTAAGTCTCTATGCCAATGCAGATTTCCCCTTAGACTTTGCTTTCTTTGATGGTGCAAGTAGCCCAATTACTGATAATGGGGTCTCCTACACTAATGTGTTTGATGCAAATTTTGATACTTTGGTTTCGGCTTTAAATGCTGCGGGATTTGGGAACATGCCGATCTTGGTTGGTGAAGTAGGATGGCCAACTGATGGTGACAAGAATGCAAACTTAGCATATGCTCAGAGATTTTATAATGGGCTTTTGAGAAAACTTGCAACAAATCAAGGAACACCATTGAGACCAGGCAATATGGAGATTTACCTATTTGGATTGATTGATGAGGATGCTAAGAGTATTGCACCTGGGAATTTCGAACGTCATTGGGGAATTTTCAGGTATGACGGACAACCTAAGTTTGCTATGGATTTTACAGGTCAGGGTTCAAATACATTTCTTGTAGCTGCGAAGAACGTTCAGTATCTTTCTCCAAGTTGGTGCGTGTTTACTGGCAATCAGAATGATTTAAGTAAACTTGGAGATAACATTAACTATGCTTGCAGTAACTCCGATTGCACTTCACTTGGATATGGAGGATCATGCAATAATTTAGATGCGCAAGGAAATGCTTCTTATGCATTTAATATGTACTTCCAAGTAAAGAGTCAGATGGAGAATAGCTGTAATTTCGATGGTCTAGCTAAGGTAACTAATCAGGATCCATCGCAAGGAACCTGCAGATTCATCATTCAGAttgttggttcttcttcttcttcttcctcctcctcatctACACTTCTTGGACATTTCTTTGTAATATTAGCAACTTTAGTATCCCTACTCTGGTTTTCCTTGATCTAG